One genomic segment of Helianthus annuus cultivar XRQ/B chromosome 14, HanXRQr2.0-SUNRISE, whole genome shotgun sequence includes these proteins:
- the LOC110904942 gene encoding putative receptor-like protein kinase At3g47110, giving the protein MTGAVYGSSAASDQLALLEIKAKITLDPQGALTSWNDSLPFCQWRGVTCGRRHRRVTMLDLQDLGLVGSLSPYIGNMSFLSYINLGSNQLHGSIPPEIGHLYRLRSVYLFNNSFTGEIPANIFNCSKLSFIKLQYNKLSGKIPNAFSSKSMITVLHLHTNHLTGGIPPMIGNLTSLEELSLAYNQLEGSIPDSFNQLKNLRKIGVGANGLVGAFPSFMFNLSMLEILSFSENQLQGSLPSNLCLSQPHLTWIGFGSNHFNGFLPPSISNCSELEVLALPNNYLKGEIAVDFGRLQHLNKLSLAANKFGSKDRDDMNFFSSLSNCSNLEIVDLFRNQLGGVLPNSLGNFSSKLSYLALNSNHLSGSIPSSIGNLLGLTTFFSSANNFTGLIPESIGKLQHLQILYLDNNHFFGVIPRSIGNLSLLNKVALAGNSLEGSIPSTIKSWKQVIALDLHGNKLSGSVPKELFQLTSLSIALDLSQNNLSGVLPQEISNLKLLGTLDFSMNRFTGELPSSLSSCVSLENLNLSSNLFYGSMPESFISLKALEYVDLSRNNFSGHISTYLQQIPLKQLNISYNNFEGEVPVKGVFTNTGAISVIGNTRLCGGIADLHLPKCTSTASNPKGRTRKLSVRVIVAVSLCSTVAGLALLSFVLFYCGIKKKRDEPPEARLTESIEKISYGRLFKATEGFSTKNLIGTGSFSSVYKGVFDENGFTMAIKVLNLQRRGGFKSFMAECEALRNIRHRNLVKVITACSSVDFQGNDFKALVYDFMPNGSLDSWLYSVDRTLDLVQRISIIKEVAFALDYLHCRCGNVIVHCDLKPSNILLDADMVAHVGDFGLAKILFLKEGPNANASSSSFIRGTIGYAPPEYGLGNEVSTSGDIYSYGILLLEMLTGKKPVDPMFEGGLGLHSYARSALAEGLVLQIVDPMLLSKDVNENSLISLVKIGVQCSYESPQDRMDIGTVIHELFGTTFASRS; this is encoded by the exons ATGACTGGAGCCGTCTATGGTTCTAGTGCTGCTTCAGACCAACTTGCATTACTGGAAATTAAAGCAAAGATTACACTTGATCCTCAAGGTGCTTTGACATCATGGAATGATTCCCTTCCTTTTTGCCAGTGGAGAGGAGTGACATGTGGTCGCCGCCACCGAAGAGTCACAATGTTGGATCTACAAGACTTGGGTTTGGTAGGCTCTTTATCTCCTTATATTGGTAACATGAGTTTCCTCAGCTACATTAACCTTGGCAGCAACCAACTTCATGGAAGCATCCCTCCTGAGATAGGTCATTTATACCGGTTACGGTCAGTATACCTTTTCAACAATTCATTCACGGGGGAAATCCCGGCCAACATCTTTAACTGCTCAAAGCTATCATTCATCAAATTACAATATAATAAGCTATCCGGCAAAATTCCAAATGCTTTTAGTTCTAAGTCGATGATAACTGTGTTACACTTACACACAAATCACCTCACCGGCGGTATTCCACCAATGATAGGCAATCTCACATCtcttgaggaactcagtctagcTTACAATCAGCTAGAAGGGAGCATTCCTGATTCCTTTAATCAACTAAAAAACTTGAGAAAAATAGGTGTGGGAGCGAATGGCCTCGTTGGTGCCTTCCCTTCGTTTATGTTTAACCTTTCCATGTTAGAAATTCTAAGTTTCTCAGAAAATCAACTTCAAGGCAGTCTACCCTCCAACTTATGTTTGAGTCAGCCCCATCTCACGTGGATAGGATTTGGGTCTAATCACTTCAATGGATTCCTTCCACCGTCAATATCAAATTGTTCAGAGTTGGAAGTCCTTGCTTTGCCTAATAATTACTTGAAGGGCGAAATAGCTGTTGATTTTGGAAGACTACAACATCTTAATAAACTATCTCTTGCTGCCAACAAGTTTGGAAGCAAGGATCGCGATGACATGaatttcttttcttctttgtCCAACTGTAGCAATTTGGAAATTGTGGACCTTTTCAGAAACCAATTAGGAGGGGTGCTGCCAAATTCACTGGGGAATTTCTCATCCAAACTGTCTTACCTAGCGTTGAACAGTAACCACCTCTCAGGTAGCATCCCTTCATCTATAGGCAATTTGTTAGGCCTAACCACATTTTTTTCAAGTGCAAACAACTTCACAGGCTTGATTCCTGAAAGCATTGGCAAGCTTCAACACTTGCAAATACTGTATCTTGACAACAACCATTTCTTTGGGGTTATTCCAAGATCTATAGGAAACTTGTCACTTTTAAATAAAGTAGCATTAGCTGGAAACAGTTTGGAAGGCAGTATACCCTCCACTATTAAGAGTTGGAAACAAGTCATAGCTTTGGACCTTCATGGAAATAAACTAAGTGGGAGTGTACCCAAAGAGCTATTCCAACTGACCTCACTTTCCATAGCGCTAGATCTGAGTCAAAACAATTTGTCCGGAGTGCTTCCACAAGAGATTAGCAATCTTAAACTCTTGGGAACACTTGATTTTTCTATGAATCGTTTCACAGGTGAACTTCCAAGTAGTTTAAGCAGTTGCGTCAGTCTtgaaaacctaaacctttctagTAATCTCTTTTATGGATCAATGCCGGAATCATTTATTTCGTTGAAAGCCCTCGAATATGTTGACTTGTCGCGCAATAACTTTTCTGGACACATTTCAACGTATTTGCAACAAATTCCCTTGAAGCAACTTAATATTTCGTATAATAACTTTGAGGGTGAGGTACCTGTTAAAGGTGTTTTCACCAACACAGGTGCAATATCAGTCATTGGGAACACAAGACTCTGCGGGGGAATAGCAGACCTTCACCTACCCAAATGCACAAGCACAGCTAGCAACCCCAAAGGACGAACTCGAAAGCTTTCTGTGCGTGTTATTGTAGCAGTTTCACTATGTTCCACTGTTGCAGGTTTAGCTCTCTTGTCCTTTGTCTTGTTTTACTGTGGTATAAAAAAGAAGAGAGATGAACCACCAGAAGCAAGATTGACTGAATCTATTGAGAAGATATCATATGGAAGACTTTTTAAAGCAACAGAAGGGTTCTCTACCAAAAATCTGATTGGTACAGGCAGTTTTTCTTCGGTTTACAAAGGAGTTTTTGATGAAAATGGCTTCACTATGGCAATCAAAGTACTAAACCTTCAACGTCGAGGAGGTTTTAAGAGCTTTATGGCTGAGTGTGAGGCATTGAGAAACATTCGTCACCGCAACCTGGTGAAGGTCATAACTGCTTGCTCAAGTGTCGATTTCCAAGGAAATGATTTCAAAGCTTTGGTGTACGATTTCATGCCAAATGGGAGTCTGGATAGCTGGTTGTATTCCGTAGACCGTACGCTGGATCTTGTTCAAAGAATCAGTATCATCAAAGAAGTGGCTTTTGCTCTTGATTATCTCCATTGTCGTTGTGGAAATGTTATTGTTCATTGTGACTTGAAGCCGAGCAATATTTTACTGGATGCGGATATGGTTGCTCATGTTGGAGATTTTGGGCTTGCGAAAATACTTTTCCTTAAAGAAGGTCCTAATGCAAACGCGAGTAGCTCAAGTTTTATAAGAGGAACCATTGGTTATGCACCTCCAG AATATGGGCTTGGAAATGAAGTGTCAACCAGTGGGGACATATATAGCTATGGGATCTTATTGTTAGAGATGTTGACAGGAAAAAAACCTGTTGATCCAATGTTTGAAGGAGGCCTAGGCCTGCATTCCTATGCTAGGAGTGCCTTGGCTGAAGGTTTGGTTCTTCAGATTGTGGATCCAATGCTTCTAAGTAAGGACGTCAACGAAAATAGTTTGATTTCACTTGTAAAAATCGGTGTGCAATGCTCTTATGAGTCTCCACAAGATCGAATGGATATTGGGACTGTTATTCACGAGCTCTTCGGGACAACATTTGCAAGTAGATCTTGA
- the LOC110904943 gene encoding BTB/POZ domain-containing protein At3g56230 produces MDCSICSAMPYNLRPPRNTICVACYEGAKSIIAMTNKIDDHKISGKYSNDPSVPNSSKGFMSSLKWLKEMKKMEEEMNQKLVFLSGFKAAFRDQIHTDILIKPGDDAPSIPAHRALLATRSNIFKNMLDSDGCKAAPNDSITLPELSHEEVESLLEFLYSGDLAKEKLDKHLYSLSIAADKYEIQFLQKFCENRMLEILSTSNALDILEISDTICNRNLKETALSFVVKNMEDIVFAAKFDVFALKNPHLTVQITRASFLEIKNRRCDV; encoded by the exons ATGGATTGCTCGATATGTAGCGCCATGCCGTATAATTTGAGGCCTCCTAGGAACACCATATGCGTCGCTTGTTATGAAGGTGCGAAAAGCATTATCGCCATGACAAACAAGATTGATGATCATAAGATTTCTGGAAAATATTCTAATGATCCTTCGGTTCCTAATTCTTCCAAG GGTTTCATGAGTTCTTTAAAATGGTTAAAGGAGATGAAGAAGATGGAAGAAGAAATGAACCAAAAGTTGGTATTTTTAAGTGGTTTCAAAGCTGCATTTAGAGATCAAATTCATACAGACATTCTTATCAAACCTGGTGATGATGCTCCCTCCATACCTGCACATAGAGCCTTACTG GCAACAAGGTCTAACATATTTAAAAACATGCTAGACTCTGATGGATGTAAAGCGGCACCAAATGACAGTATTACCCTCCCTGAACTAAGCCATGAAGAAGTCGAATCTTTACTGGAGTTCTTATACAGCGGCGATTTGGCTAAAGAAAAACTGGATAAACATTTGTATTCGTTATCAATAGCAGCAGACAAGTATGAGATCCAGTTTTTACAAAAATTCTGCGAAAACCGAATGCTTGAGATCCTTAGCACGAGTAACGCGCTTGATATTTTAGAGATTTCGGATACTATTTGTAACCGAAACCTCAAGGAGACTGCATTGAGTTTTGTTGTTAAGAACATGGAGGATATAGTTTTTGCAGCTAAATTTGATGTGTTTGCGCTCAAGAATCCACATTTGACTGTTCAAATTACAAGGGCGTCCTTTTTGGAAATAAAAAATCGAAGATGTGATGTCTGA